One region of Manis pentadactyla isolate mManPen7 chromosome 9, mManPen7.hap1, whole genome shotgun sequence genomic DNA includes:
- the LOC118908050 gene encoding olfactory receptor 8K3-like: MAWMDKQNQTVVKEFILMGITDRPELQAPLFGLFLIIYAISVLGNLGLIILTKVDPRLQTPMYFFLRHLALTDLGYSTAVAPKMLVNFLANQHTIPYNWCATQLAFFIMFIISELFILSAMAYDRYVAICNPLLYTVIMSQRVCWVLMAVPYLYSMFVSLLITIKIFISSFCGYVINHFYCDNLPLLTLLCSSTREIELIILILSAFNLLSSLLIVLVSYTLILLAVLRMNSAEGRHKAFSTCGSHLMVVVIFYATLSFMYVQPKSNHSFDTDKMASVFYTLIIPMLNPMIYSLRNKEVQGALRRIWKNLCKLPI; the protein is encoded by the coding sequence ATGGCCTGGATGgacaaacaaaatcaaacagtGGTCAAAGAATTCATCCTCATGGGGATCACAGACCGCCCTGAGCTGCAGGCCCCCTTATTTGGGCTCTTCCTTATCATCTATGCGATCTCAGTGCTGGGCAACTTGGGCCTGATCATCCTCACCAAGGTGGACCCCAGGCTCCAGactcccatgtacttcttcctcagacaCCTGGCTCTCACTGACCTTGGTTATTCAACAGCTGTGGCACCCAAAATGTTGGTAAATTTTCTAGCTAATCAACACACAATCCCCTATAATTGGTGTGCTACACAGTTAGCTTTCTTTATCATGTTCATCATTAGTGAACTTTTCATTTTGTCAGCGATGGCCTacgaccgctatgtggccatctgtaacCCTCTGCTCTACACGGTCATCATGTCACAAAGAGTATGCTGGGTGCTCATGGCAGTCCCCTATCTCTATAGCATGTTTGTTTCTCTTCTAATCACtataaagatttttatttcatccttCTGTGGCTATGTCATTAATCACTTCTACTGTGACAATCTTCCCTTGTTAACTTTGCTGTGCTCAAGCACACGGGAAATCGAGTTGATAATACTGATCCTTTCAGCATTTAACTTGCTTTCTTCCCTTCTGATAGTCCTCGTGTCCTACACACTGATCCTTTTGGCTGTCCTCAGGATGAACTCCGCAGAGGGCAGGcacaaggccttctccacctgtgggTCCCACCTGATGGTGGTAGTGATATTTTACGCGACTCTGTCCTTCATGTATGTGCAGCCCAAATCCAATCATTCCTTTGACACTGATAAAATGGCCTCTGTATTTTACACCTTGATAATACCCATGCTGAACCCCATGATCTACAGCTTGAGGAACAAAGAAGTACAAGGTGCCCTGCGTAGGATATGGAAAAATCTGTGCAAACTCCCCATATAA
- the LOC118908046 gene encoding olfactory receptor 8K3-like, with protein sequence MENHNLTVLNEFILLGITDRPELQAPLFGLFLTIYMISVLGNLGLIILTKVDPRLQTPMYFFLRHLALTDLGYSTAVAPKMLVNFLANQRTISYNWCATQLAFFIMFIISELFILSAMAYDRYVAICNPLLYTIIMSKSVCWVLVAVPYLYSAFLSLLNTIKIFISSFCGYNVINHFYCDSLPLLTLLCSNPREIELTLLIFSAFNLVSSLLIVLVSYTLILLAVLRMHSAEGRHKAFSTCGSHLTVVVVFYATLSFMYIQPKSSHSFNTDKMASVFYTLVIPMLNPMIYSLRNTEVKGALHRIWKNLCKFPM encoded by the coding sequence ATGGAAAACCACAATCTAACAGTGCTGAACGAGTTCATCCTCCTGGGGATCACAGACCGCCCTGAGCTGCAGGCCCCCTTATTTGGGCTCTTCCTCACCATCTACATGATCTCAGTGCTGGGCAACTTGGGCCTGATCATCCTCACCAAGGTGGACCCCAGGCTCCAGactcccatgtacttcttcctcagacaCCTGGCTCTCACTGACCTCGGTTATTCCACAGCTGTGGCACCCAAAATGTTGGTAAATTTTCTAGCTAATCAACGCACCATTTCCTATAATTGGTGCGCTACACAGCTAGCTTTCTTTATCATGTTCATCATTAGCGAACTTTTCATTCTGTCGgcgatggcctatgaccgctatgtggccatctgtaacCCTCTGCTCTACACGATCATCATGTCAAAATCAGTATGCTGGGTGCTCGTGGCAGTCCcctacctctacagtgcatttctttctctgttaaacaccataaagatttttatttcatccttttgTGGCTATAATGTCATTAATCACTTCTACTGTGACAGTCTCCCCTTGTTAACTTTGCTGTGCTCAAACCCACGTGAAATTGAGTTGACGCTACTAATCTTTTCAGCATTTAATTTGGTTTCTTCTCTCCTGATAGTCCTCGTGTCCTACACACTGATCCTTTTGGCTGTCCTCAGGATGCACTCCGCAGAGGGCAGGcacaaggccttctccacctgtgggTCCCACCTGACAGTGGTAGTTGTATTTTATGCGACTCTGTCCTTCATGTACATACAACCCAAATCCAGTCATTCATTTAACACTGATAAAATGGCCTCTGTATTTTACACCTTGGTAATACCCATGCTGAACCCCATGATCTACAGCTTGAGGAACACAGAGGTAAAAGGCGCACTGCATAGAATATGGAAAAATCTGTGCAAATTTCCAATGTAG
- the LOC118908054 gene encoding olfactory receptor 8K3-like, giving the protein MENHNLTVLNEFILLGITDCPELQAPLFGLFLTIYMISVLGNLGLITLTKVDSRLQTPMYFFLRHLALTDLGYSTAVAPKMLVNFMVDQNTIPYNWCATQLAFFIMFIISELFILSAMAYDRYVAICNPLLYTVIMSQRICWVLVVVPYLYSMFVSLLVTIKVFNSFFCGYNVISHFYCDSLPLLSLICSNIHEIELIIVILSVFNLTSSLLLVLVSYMLILVAILRMNSAEGRHKAFSTCGSHLTVVTVFYGTLLFMYVQPESSHSFDTDKVASIFYTLVIPMLNPLIYSLRNKDVKYALHRMWKKLFSFFS; this is encoded by the coding sequence ATGGAAAACCACAATCTAACAGTGCTGAATGAATTCATCCTCCTGGGGATCACAGACTGCCCTGAGCTGCAGGCCCCCTTATTTGGGCTCTTCCTCACCATCTACATGATCTCAGTGCTGGGCAACTTGGGCCTGATCACCCTCACCAAGGTGGACTCCAGGCTCCAGactcccatgtacttcttcctcagacaCCTGGCTCTCACTGACCTCGGTTATTCAACAGCTGTGGCACCCAAAATGTTGGTAAATTTTATGGTGGATCAAAATACAATCCCCTATAATTGGTGTGCTACACAGTTAGCTTTCTTTATCATGTTCATCATTAGTGAACTTTTCATTCTGTCAGCGATGGCCTATgatcgctatgtggccatctgtaacCCTCTGCTCTACACAGTCATCATGTCCCAAAGGATATGCTGGGTGCTCGTGGTAGTCCCCTACCTCTACAGCATGTTTGTTTCTCTTCTAGTCACCATAAAGGTTTTTAATTCCTTCTTCTGTGGCTACAATGTCATCAGTCATTTCTACTGTGACAGTCTCCCCTTGTTGTCTTTGATTTGCTCAAATAttcatgaaattgaattgattattgtgattttgtcagtttttaatttgacttcctctttactgCTGGTTCTTGTGTCTTACATGCTCATCCTTGTAGCCATTCTCAGGATGAACTCTGCCGAGGGCAGGCACAAGGCTTTTTCCACCTGTGGGTCCCACCTGACAGTGGTCACAGTGTTCTACGGGACTTTGCTGTTTATGTATGTGCAACCTGAGTCCAGTCATTCCTTTGACACTGATAAAGTGGCCTCCATATTTTACACTCTTGTCATCCCCATGTTAAATCCCTTGATCTATAGTTTAAGGAACAAAGATGTTAAATATGCTCTACATAGGATGTGGAAAAAGTTATTCAGTTTCTTTTCTTAA
- the LOC118908051 gene encoding olfactory receptor 8K3-like isoform X2 codes for MAQMDKQNQTVVKEFILLGITDRPELQAPLFGLFLIIYPISVLGNLGLIILTKVDPRLQTPMYFFLRHLAFIDLGYSTAVGPKMLANFLANQHTIPYNWCATQLAFFIMFIISELFILSAMAYDRYVAICNPLLYTVIMSQRVCWVLVAVPYLYSAFTSLITTIKIFISSFCGYNVVSHFYCDSLPLLTLLCSSTREIELIILILSAFNLLSSLLIVLVSYTLILLAVLRMNSAEGRHKAFSTCGSHLMVVVIFYATLSFMYVQPKSSHSFDTDKMASVFYTLIIPMLNPMIYSLRNKEVKDIVQMTKSLYDL; via the exons ATGGCCCAGATGgacaaacaaaatcaaacagtGGTCAAAGAATTCATCCTCCTGGGGATCACAGACCGCCCTGAGCTGCAGGCCCCCTTATTTGGGCTCTTCCTTATCATCTATCCGATCTCAGTGCTGGGCAACCTGGGCCTGATCATCCTCACCAAGGTGGACCCCAGGCTCCagacccccatgtacttcttcctcagacaCCTGGCTTTCATTGACCTCGGTTATTCAACAGCTGTCGGGcccaaaatgttagcaaattttCTAGCTAATCAACACACAATCCCCTACAATTGGTGCGCTACACAGTTAGCTTTCTTTATCATGTTCATCATTAGCGAACTTTTCATTCTGTCGGCAATGGCCTATgatcgctatgtggccatctgtaacCCGCTGCTGTACACGGTCATCATGTCGCAAAGAGTGTGCTGGGTGCTCGTGGCAGTCCCCTACCTCTACAGTGCCTTTACGTCTCTGATAACCACcataaagatttttatttcatccttCTGTGGCTATAATGTTGTTAGTCACTTCTACTGTGACAGTCTCCCCTTGTTAACTTTGCTGTGCTCAAGCACACGGGAAATCGAGTTGATAATACTGATCCTTTCAGCATTTAACTTGCTTTCTTCCCTTCTGATAGTCCTTGTGTCCTACACACTGATCCTTTTGGCTGTCCTCAGGATGAACTCCGCAGAGGGCAGGcacaaggccttctccacctgtgggTCCCACCTGATGGTGGTTGTGATATTTTACGCGACTCTGTCCTTCATGTACGTGCAGCCCAAATCCAGTCATTCCTTTGACACTGATAAAATGGCCTCTGTATTTTACACTTTGATAATACCCATGCTGAACCCCATGATCTACAGCTTGAGGAACAAAGAGGTAAAAG ATATTGTGCAAATGACTAAAAGTTTATATGATTTATAG
- the LOC118907992 gene encoding olfactory receptor 8K3-like, translating to MAMMDKHNLTILSEFILMRITEVPELQPPFFGLFLTVYMVAVVGNLGLMILTKLDPWLQTPMYFFLRHLAFTDLGFSTAVGPKMLANFAVDQPTISYNWCATQLTFFSMFITSELFILSAMAYDRYVAICQPLLYTVIMSQRLCQLLVAVPYVYSVFLSLLTIIKIFISSFCSYNVIRHFYCDSLPLISLLCSDTREIKLIILIFSAFNLVSSLLIVLESYMLILIAIFRMNSVEGRHKAFSTCGSHLTVVVIFYGTLFFMYVTPKSSDSFDTDKLASLFYTLVIPMLNPMIYSLRNKEVKNSLHRTWRMLANIGLKVCCKIC from the coding sequence ATGGCTATGATGGACAAACACAATCTAACGATATTGAGTGAATTCATTCTAATGAGAATCACAGAAGTTCCTGAACTTCAGCCTCCATTCTTTGGGCTTTTCCTTACTGTTTACATGGTCGCAGTGGTGGGTAACCTGGGCCTGATGATCCTTACCAAGCTAGACCCTTGGCTGCAaacacccatgtactttttcctcagaCACCTGGCTTTCACTGATCTTGGTTTTTCAACAGCTGTAGGACCCAAAATGCTAGCAAATTTTGCTGTTGATCAACCTACAATTTCCTATAATTGGTGTGCTACCCAGCTCACTTTCTTTAGTATGTTTATCACTAGCGAACTTTTCATTCTGTCAGCGATGgcttatgaccgctatgtggccatctgtcaaCCTCTGCTCTACACGGTCATCATGTCACAAAGATTGTGTCAGTTGCTGGTGGCAGTACCCTATGTATACAGTGTATTTCTGTCCTTGTTGACTatcataaaaattttcatttcatcaTTTTGCAGCTATAATGTCATCAGGCACTTCTACTGTGATAGTCTCCCATTGATATCTCTGCTCTGCTCAGACACCCGTGAAATTAAATTGATAATTCTGATcttttcagcttttaatttggtGTCATCTCTTCTGATAGTTCTTGAGTCTTACATGCTGATCCTTATTGCCATATTCAGGATGAACTCTGTAGAAGGCAGGCACAAGGCTTTCTCTACCTGCGGATCCCACCTGACAGTGGTAGTCATATTCTATGGCACACTCTTCTTTATGTATGTGACACCCAAATCCAGTGATTCCTTCGATACTGATAAATTGGCCTCTTTATTTTACACTTTGGTAATACCCATGCTGAATCCCATGATCTACAGTTTGAGGAACAAAGAGGTGAAAAATTCCCTGCATAGAACCTGGAGAATGCTGGCAAATATTGGACTTAAAGTTTGCTGTAAGATATGCTAA
- the LOC118908051 gene encoding olfactory receptor 8K3-like isoform X1, which translates to MAQMDKQNQTVVKEFILLGITDRPELQAPLFGLFLIIYPISVLGNLGLIILTKVDPRLQTPMYFFLRHLAFIDLGYSTAVGPKMLANFLANQHTIPYNWCATQLAFFIMFIISELFILSAMAYDRYVAICNPLLYTVIMSQRVCWVLVAVPYLYSAFTSLITTIKIFISSFCGYNVVSHFYCDSLPLLTLLCSSTREIELIILILSAFNLLSSLLIVLVSYTLILLAVLRMNSAEGRHKAFSTCGSHLMVVVIFYATLSFMYVQPKSSHSFDTDKMASVFYTLIIPMLNPMIYSLRNKEVKGALHRIWKNLCKLPI; encoded by the coding sequence ATGGCCCAGATGgacaaacaaaatcaaacagtGGTCAAAGAATTCATCCTCCTGGGGATCACAGACCGCCCTGAGCTGCAGGCCCCCTTATTTGGGCTCTTCCTTATCATCTATCCGATCTCAGTGCTGGGCAACCTGGGCCTGATCATCCTCACCAAGGTGGACCCCAGGCTCCagacccccatgtacttcttcctcagacaCCTGGCTTTCATTGACCTCGGTTATTCAACAGCTGTCGGGcccaaaatgttagcaaattttCTAGCTAATCAACACACAATCCCCTACAATTGGTGCGCTACACAGTTAGCTTTCTTTATCATGTTCATCATTAGCGAACTTTTCATTCTGTCGGCAATGGCCTATgatcgctatgtggccatctgtaacCCGCTGCTGTACACGGTCATCATGTCGCAAAGAGTGTGCTGGGTGCTCGTGGCAGTCCCCTACCTCTACAGTGCCTTTACGTCTCTGATAACCACcataaagatttttatttcatccttCTGTGGCTATAATGTTGTTAGTCACTTCTACTGTGACAGTCTCCCCTTGTTAACTTTGCTGTGCTCAAGCACACGGGAAATCGAGTTGATAATACTGATCCTTTCAGCATTTAACTTGCTTTCTTCCCTTCTGATAGTCCTTGTGTCCTACACACTGATCCTTTTGGCTGTCCTCAGGATGAACTCCGCAGAGGGCAGGcacaaggccttctccacctgtgggTCCCACCTGATGGTGGTTGTGATATTTTACGCGACTCTGTCCTTCATGTACGTGCAGCCCAAATCCAGTCATTCCTTTGACACTGATAAAATGGCCTCTGTATTTTACACTTTGATAATACCCATGCTGAACCCCATGATCTACAGCTTGAGGAACAAAGAGGTAAAAGGTGCCCTGCATAGGATATGGAAAAATCTGTGCAAACTCCCCATATAA